Proteins encoded in a region of the Aphelocoma coerulescens isolate FSJ_1873_10779 chromosome 28, UR_Acoe_1.0, whole genome shotgun sequence genome:
- the TJP3 gene encoding tight junction protein ZO-3, with translation MAPAPGWRLRARGFRRNWSPHAASALGWERYRPRREAETRGVDLIAVTAGKRPRRTRHDGGLVPRQSLGYKGLRKAPWSDTTATSPGAQLLPGRIPGSPDVGLRKGPAAAKRSRSQPEPPSRPAATAALPSLCWWVPTMEEMVIWEQHTVTLSKDPHRGFGFAVSGGRDHPNRTTGDTAVFVSDVVSGGPAMGQLQRKDHIVMVNGLSMENVPSSFAIQTLKTCGKIANITLKRPKKVHIPVSKGSPGSPTVPRHYDSDDDYRLHRSRDDLDHNQGYDGDSSSERSSGHHHDDRRHHKLVSRSRRRSQDSSHWMQSGSDRRRHGQHCSANAFGQDGDTNGLALVSGFKRLPHQDVPMKPITSVLVKQKQSEEYGLKLGSQLFIKHIVESGLAAKGSSLQEGDLILKINGVASQDMSLAETQQLIERTEGILTLLILRDHRQFLVNLPDVDSQSDSSRMDDISDIDSELSHPPSPEASPRPPAAARTNSPPERRRSNREPVAEVTVVDARGPDLLEPMEGDGHSPHTSPTARAAHKDGYSTNSRVVRFVKAKSVGLRLTGGNDVGIFVSSVQEGSLADSQGVREGDQILQVNDTSFQNLTREEAVEYLMALPPGEEVTLWTQSKQDIYRKMISSNVGDSFYIRTHFDFEKDTPSGLSFVRGDVFHVLDTMYRGRLGSWLAVRMGRDLQEQEKGIIPNRSRAEQIASLESVLKATSGANPSGARAEFWKLRGLRGAKKMLRKSREDLSALTKQGHYPPYERVVLKEASFKRPVVILGPIADIAMQKLSRELPELFEIAPSVPRDGASSKVIKLDSVRQIAQKNKHALLDITPSAVERLNYVQYYPVVVFCEPESRQGIKAMRQWLAPDSRKSSRRLYAQANKMKKYCSHLFTATISLSGSGNAWYEQIQDIVRTQQSQPVWTTAEQADVAPEDSLDLLNPPSTVASGYLTCDSHANSDYDDTDGEAGAYTDGEAEDAYDQPGLARSSEPAQLAPSHGLDSSEQAQLAPSHSQREQVPEQPRQGRRYDSIREYEHEAVRRRFTRARDDSDQDEGYEWGPATDV, from the exons CCTGATGTTGGATTGAGGAAGGGGCCAGCAGCTGCAAAGAGGAGCCGGAGCCAGCCAGAGCCCCCCAGCCGTCcggctgccactgctgctctccCCAGCTTGTGCTGGTGGGTGCCCACCATGGAGGAGATGGTGAtctgggagcagcacacggTGACACTGAGCAAG GACCCTCACCGGGGCTTTGGCTTTGCTGTCTCTGGAGGCCGTGACCATCCCAACAGGACAACCGGGGACACAGCGGTGTTTGTTTCAGATGTGGTGTCTGGGGGACCAGCGATGGGTCAGCTCCA GAGGAAGGATCACATCGTGATGGTGAACGGCCTTTCCATGGAGAACGTCCCATCCTCCTTCGCTATCCAGACACTTAAAACCTGTGGCAAGATCGCCAACATT ACGCTGAAAAGACCGAAGAAGGTTCACATCCCTGTGAGCAAGGGCAGCCCTGGGTCCCCCACTGTGCCCCGGCACTACGACTCAGACGATGACTACAGGCTGCACCGCTCCCGGGATGACCTGGACCACAACCAGGGCTACGATGGGGACTCATCCAGCGAGAGAAGCTCTGGTCACCACCACGATGACCGTCGCCATCATAAGCTGGTGTCACGAAGCCGGAGGCGAAGCCAGGACAGCAGCCACTGGATGCAGAGTGGCTCGGATCGGAGACGCCATGGCCAACATTGCTCTGCCAATGCCTTTGGCCAGGACGGGGACACCAACGGGCTGGCCCTGGTGTCGGGCTTCAAGCGGCTGCCACACCAGGATGTGCCAATGAAGCCCATCACGTCGGTCCTGGTGAAGCAGAAGCAGAGTGAAG AGTATGGCCTGAAGCTGGGGAGTCAGCTCTTCATCAAGCACATAGTGGAGAGCGGGCTGGCGGCCAAGGGCAGCTCCTTGCAGGAGGGAGACCTCATCCTGAAG ATCAATGGAGTAGCCAGCCAGGACATGTCCTTGGCTGAAACTCAGCAGCTCATCGAGCGGACAGAGGGGATCCTGACCCTGCTCATCCTCCGGGACCACCGGCAGTTCCTGGTCAACCTCCCTGACGTCGACAGCCAGAGCGACAGCTCCCGGATGGATG atatCTCAGACATTGACTCTGAGCTGTCCCATCCGCCATCTCCAGAGGCCTCCCCACgacctccagctgctgccaggacaAATTCACCACC GGAGAGGAGACGATCGAACAGGGAGCCTGTGGCTGAGGTGACTGTAGTCGATGCTCGGGGCCCGG ACCTTCTGGAACCCATGGAGGGGGATGGCCACAGCCCCCACACCAGCCCCACTGCCCGAGCTGCCCACAAGGATGG GTACAGCACCAACTCCAGGGTCGTGCGGTTTGTGAAGGCCAAGAGTGTGGGGCTGCGGCTGACGGGTGGGAACGATGTGGGCATCTTCGTGTCGAGCGTGCAGGAGGGGAGCCTGGCTGACAGCCAGGGCGTCCGGGAAGGTGACCAGATCTTGCAG GTGAATGACACCAGTTTCCAGAACCTGACCCGTGAGGAGGCTGTGGAATATCTCATGGCCCTGCCCCCAGGCGAGGAGGTCACGCTGTGGACCCAGAGCAAGCAGGACA TTTACAGGAAGATGATCTCATCCAACGTGGGTGACTCATTCTACATCCGGACACACTTTGACTTTGAGAAGGATACGCCATCAGGGCTCAGCTTTGTCCGTGGGGACGTGTTCCACGTGCTGGACACCATGTACCGGGGCAGGCTGGGGAGCTGGCTGGCTGTGCGCAtgggcagggacctgcaggagcaggaaaagggcATCATCCCCAACCGGAGCAG ggCCGAGCAGATCGCCAGCCTGGAGTCGGTGCTGAAAGCCACGTCTGGCGCCAACCCCTCTGGGGCAAGGGCTGAGTTTTGGAAGCTGCGGGGCTTGCGGGGAGCCAAGAAGATGCTGCGGAAGAGCCGGGAGGACCTGTCTGCCCTCACAAAGCAGGGGCACTACCCACCATATGAAAGGGTGGTCCTGAAGGAAG CCAGCTTCAAGCGGCCAGTGGTGATCCTGGGCCCCATCGCAGACATCGCTATGCAGAAGCTGAGCAGGGAGTTGCCCGAGCTGTTTGAAATTGCCC CGAGCGTGCCCCGCGATGGGGCATCGTCCAAGGTCATCAAGCTGGACTCGGTGCGGCAGATCGCACAAAAG AACAAGCACGCCTTGCTGGACATCACACCCTCGGCTGTGGAGCGCCTCAATTACGTGCAGTACTACCCAGTGGTGGTGTTCTGCGAGCCCGAGAGCCGGCAGGGCATCAAGGCCATGCGGCAGTGGCTGGCGCCCGACTCCAGGAAGAGCTCCCGGCGCCTCTATGCCCAGGCCAACAAGATGAAGAAATATTGCAGCCACCTCTTCACGGCCACCATCAGCCTCAGTGGCAGTGGCAATGCCTGGTACGAGCAGATCCAGGACATCGTAAGGACACAGCAAAGCCAGCCTGTCTGGACAACAGCAGAGCAG GCAGATGTAGCACCCGAGGACAGTCTGGACCTGCTGAACCCACCAAGCACAGTGGCGTCAGGCTACCTGACGTGTGACAGCCATGCCAACAGTGACTACGACGACACAGATGGGGAGGCAGGTGCCTACACTGACGGCGAGGCAGAGGATGCCTATGACCAGCCCGGGCTGGCCCGTTCCTCTGAGCCAGCCCAGCTGGCCCCGAGCCATGGCCTGGACTCCTCCGAGCAAGCACAGCTGGCCCCAAGCCACAGCCAAAGGGAACAG GTGCCCGAACAGCCACGGCAGGGCCGGCGCTATGACAGCATCAG GGAATACGAGCACGAGGCGGTGAGGAGGAGGTTCACACGAGCCAGGGATGACTCAGACCAGGATGAAGGCTACGAGTGGGGCCCAGCCACAGATGTGTAG